Proteins co-encoded in one Candidatus Krumholzibacteriota bacterium genomic window:
- a CDS encoding PorV/PorQ family protein: protein MMFFPRRWLAALAIVISTGVLSPASSAAADGPGTTGASYLVLPVGAASIAMGEAGAVPLNDPFGWLRNPGMIALGQAAGIGVFHSSYALDTYYDNAFYRHPLPRGMALAAGATVMTSADVKGYDASGLPTGDIDNGNVSGIVGVGWAPIEGLGIGLNVKYFQERIDEWTARGVGLDMGAVFQLPFPDIAVGATVTDIGPAVTFIEREEELPTTARIGASWRTPVFFRLATLRLAVEMVKPRREDAFAAFGAEAAFQGILFLRAGYVNDDFRADDGFTAGGGLRVMERLAIDYAYTPYGDLGNFHRVSVFFGTGR, encoded by the coding sequence ATGATGTTTTTTCCGCGACGCTGGCTCGCAGCACTCGCGATAGTCATATCCACAGGCGTTCTGTCTCCGGCTTCGTCGGCCGCCGCCGACGGCCCCGGCACGACCGGCGCGAGCTACCTCGTGCTGCCCGTCGGAGCGGCGTCGATCGCCATGGGCGAAGCGGGCGCGGTGCCCCTGAACGACCCGTTCGGCTGGCTGCGGAACCCCGGGATGATCGCGCTCGGGCAGGCGGCCGGCATCGGCGTCTTCCATTCCTCCTACGCCCTCGACACCTACTACGACAACGCGTTCTACCGCCACCCGCTCCCGCGCGGGATGGCCCTCGCCGCCGGCGCCACCGTGATGACGAGCGCCGACGTGAAGGGCTACGACGCCTCGGGGCTCCCGACCGGCGATATCGACAACGGCAACGTCTCCGGGATCGTCGGCGTCGGCTGGGCGCCGATCGAGGGACTCGGCATCGGCCTCAACGTGAAGTACTTCCAGGAGCGGATCGACGAGTGGACCGCGCGGGGCGTCGGCCTCGACATGGGGGCCGTCTTCCAACTGCCCTTCCCCGACATCGCCGTCGGCGCGACGGTGACCGACATCGGCCCCGCCGTCACCTTCATCGAGCGCGAGGAGGAGCTGCCCACGACGGCGCGGATCGGCGCCTCGTGGCGCACGCCCGTCTTCTTCCGCCTCGCCACGCTGCGGCTCGCCGTCGAGATGGTCAAGCCGCGGCGCGAGGACGCCTTCGCCGCCTTCGGCGCCGAGGCGGCCTTCCAGGGAATCCTCTTCCTCCGCGCCGGCTACGTGAACGACGACTTCCGCGCCGACGACGGCTTCACGGCGGGGGGCGGGCTGCGCGTCATGGAGCGGCTCGCGATCGATTACGCGTACACGCCCTACGGGGATCTCGGCAACTTCCACCGCGTGTCGGTCTTCTTCGGCACCGGCCGGTAG
- a CDS encoding glycosyltransferase — protein MTGGDRPIRVAHVIRSLEFGGAEKMALALAAAQRAGGLVEPSIYCMAGGGPLEEEAAARELDWQEIGLGGVRWLTPMIRLRQALAAAGPAIVHTHNFLSHLHAAPAAGMLGIPVVHTKHGRAVSPGRLGATLRRRLYELSARIVAVSGETADELAAQSGIDRGRIAVVYNGIDTAALDPGSDPASAAAAKSAARRELGLPGDAVIVGAVSRLDPVKDHATMLRAFAAAAAGRPGARLCFVGDGPERAAIETLAAGLALGDRLVMPGFSEKVRSWLRAMDLFLQPSIREGLSLTILEAMAAGVPIVATPVGGTPEAIAGGETGTFVPVGDADALAGAIGRFLDDPAPFRLMAAAARERARRLFSLEGMTAAYETMYREILAAGR, from the coding sequence ATGACCGGCGGAGACCGGCCGATACGGGTCGCGCACGTCATCCGCTCGCTCGAGTTCGGCGGGGCGGAGAAGATGGCGCTCGCCCTCGCGGCCGCGCAGCGGGCGGGCGGCCTGGTCGAGCCCTCGATCTACTGCATGGCGGGGGGCGGCCCCCTCGAGGAGGAGGCGGCCGCGCGCGAGCTCGACTGGCAGGAGATCGGGCTCGGCGGCGTGCGCTGGCTCACGCCGATGATCAGGCTCCGGCAGGCGCTCGCCGCCGCCGGCCCCGCGATCGTCCACACGCACAATTTCCTCTCGCATCTCCACGCCGCCCCGGCGGCCGGCATGCTCGGGATACCGGTCGTCCACACGAAGCACGGCCGCGCGGTCAGCCCCGGGCGTCTCGGCGCCACGCTCCGCCGCCGTCTCTACGAGCTCTCCGCGCGCATCGTCGCCGTCTCCGGCGAGACGGCCGACGAGCTCGCCGCGCAGAGCGGGATCGACCGCGGCCGGATCGCCGTCGTCTACAACGGGATCGACACGGCCGCCCTCGACCCGGGGTCGGACCCCGCCTCGGCCGCGGCGGCGAAGTCGGCGGCGCGCCGCGAGCTCGGCCTTCCCGGCGACGCGGTCATCGTCGGCGCCGTCTCGCGGCTCGACCCGGTGAAGGACCACGCGACGATGCTCCGCGCCTTCGCCGCGGCCGCGGCCGGGCGCCCTGGCGCGCGCCTCTGTTTCGTCGGCGACGGGCCCGAGCGCGCGGCGATCGAGACGCTCGCCGCCGGACTGGCGCTCGGCGACCGCCTCGTGATGCCGGGGTTCAGCGAAAAGGTGCGCTCGTGGCTGCGCGCGATGGACCTCTTCCTGCAGCCCTCGATCCGCGAGGGGCTGTCGCTGACGATCCTCGAGGCGATGGCGGCCGGCGTGCCGATCGTCGCCACGCCGGTCGGGGGCACGCCCGAGGCGATCGCCGGCGGCGAGACGGGCACCTTCGTGCCGGTCGGCGACGCCGACGCGCTGGCCGGGGCGATCGGGCGCTTTCTCGACGACCCCGCCCCCTTCCGCCTGATGGCGGCGGCGGCCCGAGAGCGCGCGCGGCGCCTCTTCTCGCTCGAGGGGATGACGGCCGCCTACGAAACGATGTACCGGGAGATCCTCGCGGCGGGCCGCTGA
- a CDS encoding phenylacetate--CoA ligase family protein — MYERLYRDVIFPFYDTVVRRRRTWPTYRRLAANARMDPAELDRLRRRKLAETVRYAAAHSPFHRDLLAARGVDPADVRDVAVLREAGFMTDKDSVRRAGDAILSTAYAGRRTFRKHTSGTTGVPLAIHISPGQEAIRAATKLRSEDWIGKPIGTPTTIVWSHRLDRSPLAALKENLWWRFQNYRFLSAFRVDEESLAGYVARIRRNRTRFLETFVNVVYLMGKAILARGLEPPRLDGIVIGAERLMDHQRELVEEAFRCPVYNRYGSSEFSNIACECTRREGLHINADNLWVEVVNEAGEPVAGEEGELVITDLNNRLMPFIRYRIGDRGVMGERPCSCGRVFPVLDAVTGRTFEILRTPAGREFHGMYFHWRLKYVTGLFRFQVIQRALDRIDVKAIGDGTVPEEIVGQGIEAALAELSEEGVAVAVSFVDDIPLTPAGKMAFFISEIDGGAGGGASGGDPRGGDNPGAGAGNERTTK, encoded by the coding sequence ATGTACGAACGGCTCTACAGGGACGTCATCTTCCCCTTCTACGACACGGTCGTCCGGCGCCGCCGGACGTGGCCGACCTACCGCCGCCTCGCCGCGAACGCCCGGATGGACCCCGCGGAGCTCGACCGGTTACGCCGCCGCAAGCTCGCCGAGACGGTCCGCTACGCGGCCGCCCATTCCCCCTTCCATCGCGACCTGCTCGCCGCGCGCGGCGTCGACCCCGCGGACGTGCGGGACGTGGCCGTTCTGCGCGAGGCGGGATTCATGACGGACAAGGACAGCGTCCGCCGGGCCGGCGACGCAATCCTCTCCACCGCGTACGCCGGGCGGCGCACCTTCCGCAAGCACACGAGCGGGACGACGGGCGTGCCCCTGGCGATCCATATCTCGCCCGGACAGGAGGCGATCCGCGCGGCGACGAAGCTCCGCAGCGAGGACTGGATCGGCAAGCCGATCGGCACCCCGACAACGATCGTCTGGAGCCACCGCCTCGACCGCTCGCCCCTGGCCGCCCTCAAGGAAAACCTCTGGTGGCGGTTCCAGAACTACCGTTTCCTCTCGGCCTTCCGGGTGGACGAGGAGAGCCTCGCCGGCTACGTGGCGCGGATCCGCCGGAACCGCACGCGGTTCCTCGAGACCTTCGTCAACGTCGTCTACCTCATGGGCAAGGCGATCCTCGCCCGCGGCCTCGAGCCGCCCCGCCTCGACGGGATCGTGATCGGGGCCGAGCGGCTCATGGACCACCAGCGGGAGCTCGTCGAGGAGGCTTTCCGCTGCCCCGTCTACAACCGGTACGGGAGCAGCGAGTTCTCGAACATCGCCTGCGAGTGCACGCGCCGCGAGGGGCTGCACATCAACGCCGACAACCTCTGGGTGGAGGTGGTGAACGAGGCGGGCGAGCCGGTCGCCGGCGAGGAGGGCGAGCTCGTCATCACCGATCTCAACAACCGGCTCATGCCCTTCATCCGCTACCGGATCGGCGACCGCGGCGTGATGGGCGAGCGCCCCTGCTCGTGCGGGCGCGTCTTCCCCGTGCTCGACGCCGTCACGGGGCGCACCTTCGAGATCCTGCGCACCCCGGCCGGGCGCGAGTTCCACGGGATGTATTTCCACTGGCGGTTGAAATACGTGACCGGGCTCTTCCGCTTCCAGGTGATCCAGCGCGCGCTGGACCGCATCGACGTCAAGGCGATCGGTGACGGCACCGTGCCCGAGGAGATCGTGGGGCAGGGGATCGAGGCGGCCCTCGCCGAGCTGTCCGAGGAGGGAGTGGCCGTCGCCGTCTCCTTCGTCGACGACATCCCGCTCACGCCGGCGGGGAAGATGGCCTTCTTCATCTCGGAGATCGACGGCGGCGCGGGCGGCGGCGCATCCGGCGGCGATCCGCGCGGCGGCGACAACCCGGGCGCCGGCGCGGGCAACGAAAGGACAACGAAATGA
- a CDS encoding T9SS type A sorting domain-containing protein, whose translation MILTELNEEFELYPHIMLTYGWQAEDDGSNFKYHVMDPRYTQLQTIPEFTMTCRLWTESLVVNNTYEITGKNIPLALAKSFSAIEMDLGIMLTLETESESNSDMFRFDRRSPGSDRFRPVTVLHSKGKTTGARYRWLDRKGNVGDIYRIIEIEEDGRRGVLAVTEALTPEQHERSLETPIIPVAPAPAGSYAAGQPHSDAPSRESLSIVPVFHDWIAIYPDSFSAAIAPLVSWRESNGMDAEGFTTEFIVGTYGMSVDDFIEAAWSSPGHCLQYVTIVGDGETVIPIDGYDDGPTTDNDWHLYESDVGLGDVDDDGLCDLAIGRIPARSVSDVVNYVSKVIEYESNPAGAWADTVSCFVWAVDDNHCSGALADSLATEVCSSIPPSLSTHYYSATDSNLATYDYDTRMVISSREIGAGKSLVFGYGTDSNNVHFVNWNYRNNLDDFDDHHPYPFMVTACCEAANIFSQYPASKYIPNFLFHPTRGVIGVFAPTGATHQVGNYHLSTRLMDYLYNRGAPSTGYACMHAQRQVMEQYPPLVSTARSYIFIGDPALRIAGSVVCDNDYSVDVVLDANSDIYEIGDAVTINWTCSGCPWKVTVKLSEHDSETQTLATFDQYETPDLKTGSMQWTAEGINAPYEDHTYSIHVEVQDLAHNLVTGYSRTFEIVEEIPAGKPDPRPVISLSGDDGTDKRIPLPGIEIQGDESSFDSYCLLPDGISIDESRFEIGIEAPAQLDCTFDAIELIVADVAADQDSGAENGASPDILARYAGRANEGEESTARFSFAAPLFHRKSMNIRASGTVSLAFSIDGPNEGNERRYILHCTGMLKTPDSGTNPIPTTLALGRPYPNPFNPSTVIEYELPKAAPVNISIYDTQGRLIKTLVNEHVSPGSYSVTWNGKNASNNFVTSGVYYCRITVDGRETITRKLVLLR comes from the coding sequence ATGATACTCACAGAATTGAACGAGGAATTTGAACTATATCCCCATATTATGCTCACATATGGCTGGCAAGCTGAGGATGACGGTTCGAATTTCAAGTACCACGTCATGGATCCACGGTACACTCAACTTCAAACTATTCCTGAATTCACAATGACGTGTCGACTGTGGACTGAATCGCTCGTTGTCAACAATACATACGAAATTACAGGTAAAAACATTCCCCTCGCCCTCGCCAAATCATTCTCCGCGATAGAAATGGACCTCGGCATCATGTTGACGCTGGAAACCGAATCAGAGTCCAACAGCGATATGTTTAGATTCGATCGCCGCAGTCCCGGCTCCGATCGATTCAGACCCGTCACCGTACTTCATTCGAAAGGAAAAACCACCGGCGCGAGGTATCGGTGGCTGGACAGGAAGGGCAACGTCGGCGACATCTACCGGATCATCGAGATCGAGGAGGACGGTCGTCGGGGCGTTCTGGCCGTCACTGAAGCGTTGACGCCCGAGCAGCACGAGCGATCCCTCGAGACGCCCATCATCCCCGTCGCTCCTGCCCCCGCCGGTTCATACGCCGCAGGGCAGCCGCATTCCGATGCGCCGAGCCGCGAATCGCTGTCGATTGTCCCGGTGTTCCACGACTGGATCGCGATCTATCCGGATTCCTTTTCCGCCGCCATCGCACCTCTTGTCTCCTGGAGGGAATCGAACGGGATGGACGCGGAGGGATTCACGACGGAGTTCATCGTCGGCACGTACGGCATGTCCGTCGACGATTTCATCGAAGCCGCCTGGTCATCGCCGGGACATTGCCTGCAGTACGTCACGATCGTCGGCGACGGCGAGACCGTGATCCCGATCGACGGGTACGACGACGGCCCGACGACCGACAACGACTGGCACCTGTACGAATCCGATGTCGGTCTGGGAGATGTGGACGACGACGGGTTGTGCGACCTGGCGATCGGCCGCATTCCCGCCAGATCCGTCTCCGACGTTGTGAACTACGTTTCGAAGGTGATCGAGTACGAATCGAATCCGGCGGGAGCGTGGGCCGATACGGTTTCCTGCTTCGTCTGGGCGGTTGACGACAATCATTGCTCGGGCGCGCTGGCCGACAGCCTTGCGACGGAAGTGTGCAGCAGCATCCCGCCGTCGCTGAGTACGCATTACTACAGCGCGACCGACAGCAACCTCGCGACATATGACTATGACACGCGAATGGTGATCTCATCGAGGGAGATAGGCGCCGGCAAGTCTCTCGTGTTCGGTTATGGCACTGATTCGAACAATGTTCATTTCGTGAACTGGAATTACAGGAACAATCTGGACGATTTCGACGATCACCACCCGTATCCGTTCATGGTGACTGCCTGCTGCGAAGCCGCAAATATCTTCTCCCAATATCCTGCGAGCAAATATATACCGAATTTCCTCTTCCACCCGACCCGTGGCGTGATCGGCGTCTTCGCCCCGACCGGCGCCACGCACCAGGTGGGCAACTACCACCTCTCGACCCGTCTCATGGATTACCTGTACAACCGTGGCGCCCCGTCGACGGGGTATGCCTGCATGCACGCGCAGCGTCAGGTGATGGAGCAGTATCCGCCCCTCGTGTCGACGGCGCGGTCGTACATCTTCATCGGCGATCCCGCCCTGCGGATCGCCGGGAGCGTGGTGTGCGACAACGATTACTCCGTCGATGTCGTCCTCGATGCGAACAGCGACATATACGAGATCGGTGATGCGGTCACGATCAACTGGACATGCAGCGGGTGCCCGTGGAAAGTCACGGTCAAGCTGTCCGAGCACGATTCGGAGACGCAGACGCTGGCGACATTCGACCAGTACGAGACGCCGGACCTGAAGACCGGATCGATGCAATGGACGGCCGAGGGAATCAACGCTCCCTACGAGGATCATACCTACAGCATTCACGTCGAGGTCCAGGATCTCGCTCACAACCTGGTCACCGGCTATTCGCGCACGTTCGAGATCGTGGAGGAGATACCCGCCGGGAAACCCGACCCCCGTCCGGTTATTTCCCTCTCCGGAGACGATGGCACCGACAAAAGGATTCCGCTCCCCGGCATCGAGATCCAGGGAGACGAATCGTCGTTCGATTCCTATTGCCTCCTCCCGGACGGCATCAGCATTGATGAATCGAGATTCGAGATCGGGATCGAGGCGCCCGCGCAGCTGGACTGCACATTCGACGCCATCGAGCTCATCGTCGCCGACGTCGCCGCAGATCAGGATTCCGGCGCCGAGAACGGTGCTTCGCCGGATATCCTCGCCCGGTACGCCGGGAGAGCGAACGAGGGTGAGGAGAGCACGGCGAGATTCTCATTCGCCGCGCCGCTCTTTCATCGGAAGAGCATGAACATCCGTGCCTCCGGGACCGTGTCACTGGCGTTTTCGATCGACGGCCCGAACGAGGGAAATGAACGGCGCTATATCCTGCACTGCACGGGGATGCTGAAGACGCCCGATTCCGGGACCAATCCGATACCCACGACATTGGCGCTCGGCAGGCCATACCCCAATCCGTTCAATCCGTCGACGGTCATCGAATACGAACTGCCGAAGGCAGCCCCGGTGAATATCAGCATCTACGACACCCAGGGTCGGCTGATAAAAACGCTGGTCAATGAGCACGTTTCTCCCGGATCGTATTCCGTGACTTGGAACGGGAAGAATGCGAGCAACAACTTCGTCACGAGCGGCGTCTACTATTGCAGGATAACGGTCGACGGTCGAGAAACAATCACCAGGAAACTCGTGCTCCTGAGATAA